In Candidatus Poribacteria bacterium, one genomic interval encodes:
- a CDS encoding TfoX/Sxy family protein, whose protein sequence is MPYDENLAERIRRVVAGRHGVTEKRMFGGLAFLLDGKMFCGIANSDLMVRVGPERYEAALSLPHVRPMDFTGRPMTGYVYVGPEGSG, encoded by the coding sequence ATGCCATACGATGAGAACCTGGCGGAGCGGATCCGTCGAGTCGTCGCGGGTCGCCACGGCGTGACCGAGAAGCGGATGTTCGGCGGACTAGCGTTCCTACTTGACGGCAAGATGTTCTGCGGGATCGCAAATAGTGATCTCATGGTGCGCGTGGGCCCGGAGCGCTACGAGGCCGCGCTGTCTTTGCCGCACGTCCGCCCCATGGACTTCACAGGGAGACCGATGACCGGTTACGTCTACGTCGGACCTGAAGGGTCCGG